From Ailuropoda melanoleuca isolate Jingjing chromosome 8, ASM200744v2, whole genome shotgun sequence, a single genomic window includes:
- the LOC117803478 gene encoding upstream stimulatory factor 1 isoform X1, giving the protein MKGQQKTAEAEEGTVQIQEGAVATGEDPTSVAIASIQSAATFPDPNVKYVFRTENGGQVMYRVIQVSEGQLDGQTEGTGAISGYPATQSMTQAVIQGAFTSDDAVDTEGTAAETHYTYFPSTAVGDGAGGTTSGSTAAVVTTQGSEALLGQATPPGTGQFFVMMSPQEVLQGGSQRSIAPRTHPYSPKSEAPRTTRDEKRRAQHNEVERRRRDKINNWIVQLSKIIPDCSMESTKSGQSKGGILSKACDYIQELRQSNHRLSEELQGLDQLQLDNDVLRQQVEDLKNKNLLLRAQLRHHGVEVVIKNDSN; this is encoded by the exons ATGAAGGG GCAGCAGAAAACAGCTGAAGCTGAAGAGGGGACAGTGCAGATTCAGGAGG GTGCAGTGGCAACGGGGGAGGACCCAACCAGCGTGGCTATTGCCAGCATCCAGTCAGCTGCCACTTTCCCTGACCCCAACGTCAAGTACGTCTTCCGAACTGAGAATGGGGGCCAG GTGATGTACAGGGTGATCCAGGTGTCTGAGGGGCAGCTGGATGGCCAGACTGAGGGGACTGGCGCCATCAGTGGCTATCCTGCCACTCAGTCCATGACCCAG GCGGTGATCCAGGGTGCATTCACCAGTGACGATGCAGTTGACACAGAGGGGACAGCTGCCGAGACGCACTATACTTACTTCCCCAGCACTGCAGTGGGAGATGGCGCAGGGGGCACCACATCGGGCAGTACAGCAGCTGTTGTCACTACCCAAGGCTCGGAGGCGCTGCTGGGGCAGGCGACCCCTCCCGGCACTG GACAATTCTTTGTGATGATGTCACCACAAGAAGTGTTGCAAGGAGGAAGCCAGCGCTCCATTGCCCCCAGGACTCACCCTTATTCCCC GAAGTCAGAAGCTCCCAGGACGACTCGGGATGAGAAACGCAGGGCTCAGCATAATGAAG TCGAACGCCGCCGCCGAGACAAGATTAACAACTGGATTGTGCAGCTGTCCAAGATCATCCCAGACTGCTCCATGGAGAGCACCAAGTCTGGCCAG AGTAAAGGTGGAATTCTGTCCAAAGCCTGTGATTATATTCAAGAGCTTCGACAGAGTAACCACCGCTTGTCTGAAGAACTGCAGGGCCTTGACCAGCTGCAGCTGGACAATGATGTGCTTCGACAGCAG GTGGaagatcttaaaaacaagaacCTGCTGCTCCGAGCCCAGCTGCGGCACCACGGGGTGGAGGTCGTCATCAAGAATGACAGCAATTAA
- the ARHGAP30 gene encoding rho GTPase-activating protein 30 isoform X2 has product MRHLVHMASFSAQTNMHARNLAIVWAPNLLRSKDIEASGFNGTAAFMEVRVQSIVVEFILTHVDQLFGGAALSGGEMESGWRSLPGARGSGSPEDLMPRSLPYHLPSILQAGDGPPQMRPYHTIIEFAEHKRKGSLKVRKWRSIFNLGRSGHETKRKLPRGAEDREDKSDKGTLRPAKSMDSLSAAAGASDEPEGLAGPSSPRPSPLLPDSLENDSVEAAEGEQEPEAETLGGTNSEPGTPRAGRSVIRTGGSSRAERCVGVHISDPYNVNLPLHITSILSVPPNIISNVSLARLTRGLECPALQPRPSPASGPGPGPGPPDEKLEASSAAGPLADGGPEDMAPALEDCLSQEVEEFSVEPPLDDLSLDEAQFVLAPSCCSPDSADPRPEGEEESGEEVFLSAYDDLSPLLTPKHPTWEAPESLEEETAGCGRQGAPGHAEEGQACCKVGEDKEAEPESTRDIREETEGSPESEEEDGEAAEEGGKAGGSQEMMVSLREGSGEETEAKGEESKGQQADEGMEEAKDVEGTGGEQGKDKEMERKTEREEEAEEGEEGQVQARSDPECGVQENQAAEESWEVVHKQETEGGRQDEVKGQKGQEDQEAREDQRDCEGSRSPEAAAGGEAGEVSMDRESGDGESERDQRAGGDHLGKDSLPEGSHLESLEVDSAREGNSQSSEAEQAAPQPPQPEEMEPEEQPSPEGCNLCPCPLGSASGVSMRLASTLVQVQQVRSVPVVPPKPQFAKMPSAMCSKIHVAPANPCPRPGRLDGTPGERAWGSRASRSSWRNGGSLSFDAAVALARDRQRTEAQGVRRTQTCTGGGDYSLIPRTSPCSMIPAYSPRPLSCLELPPEDTEGSGHRSRHSLPPREPQAPDLLLSPQRRSYAFETQANPGRGEGP; this is encoded by the exons ATGCGACACTTGGTGCACATGGCCTCATTCAGTGCTCAGACCAACATGCACGCCCGCAACCTGGCCATTGTGTGGGCCCCCAACCTGCTGAG GTCTAAGGACATAGAGGCCTCAGGCTTCAACGGGACAGCAGCTTTCATGGAGGTGCGTGTACAGTCCATCGTGGTCGAGTTCATCCTCACGCACGTGGACCAGCTCTTCGGGGGCGCTGCTCTCTCTG gtggggagatggagagTGGATGGCGATCCCTTCCAGGGGCCCGGGGATCAGGCAGCCCCGAGGACCTTATGCCCAGGTCCCTGCCCTACCACCTGCCTAGCATCCTCCAGGCTGGTGATGGACCCCCACAGATGCGGCCCTACCACACGATCATTGAGTTTGCAGAGCACAA GAGAAAGGGGTCTTTGAAGGTCAGGAAGTGGAGATCTATCTTCAATCTGGGTCGCTCTGGCCATGAGACCAAGCGTAAACTTCCGCGGGGGGCTGAGGACAGAG AGGACAAATCCGATAAGGGGACTTTGCGGCCAGCCAAGAGCATGGACTCGCTGAGTGCTGCAGCTGGGGCCAGCGATG aGCCGGAGGGGCTGGCGGGACCCAGCAGTCCCCGGCCAAGCCCGCTGCTGCCGGACAGCTTGGAGAATGATTCTGTGGAGGCAGCAGAAGGTGAACAGGAGCCTGAAGCAGAGACCCTGGGGGGCACGAATTCTGAGCCAGGCACGCCACGCGCGGGGCGGTCAGTGATTCGCACCGGGGGCAGCAGCCGCGCAGAGCGCTGTGTTGGAGTCCACATCTCGGACCCCTACAATGTCAACCTCCCCCTACACATCACCTCCATCCTCAGCGTGCCGCCAAACATCATCTCTAACGTCTCCTTGGCCAGGCTCACCCGTGGCCTTGAGTGCCCTGCCTTACAGCCCAGGCcgagccctgcctctggccctggccctggccctggccccccAG ATGAGAAGTTGGAGGCAAGTTCAGCCGCAGGTCCCCTGGCTGACGGTGGCCCAGAGGACATGGCCCCTGCCCTGGAGGACTGCCTGTCCCAGGAG GTGGAGGAGTTCTCTGTGGAGCCACCCCTGGATGACTTGTCTCTGGACGAGGCGCAGTTTGTCTTGGCTCCCAGCTGCTGTTCCCCGGACTCTGCTGACCCCAGGcctgaaggagaggaggaaagtggGGAGGAAGTCTTCCTGAGTGCCTACGATGACCTAAGTCCCCTTCTGACACCCAAACACCCAACCTGGGAGGCTCCAGAAAGTCTGGAGGAAGAGACAGCAGGGTGTGGGAGACAGGGGGCTCCAGGGCACGCTGAGGAAGGGCAGGCATGCTGCAAAGTTGGGGAGGACAAGGAGGCTGAGCCTGAAAGCACAAGGGACATCAGGGAGGAGACTGAGGGGAGTCCAGAGAgtgaggaggaggatggagaggcagctgaggaaggagggaaggccgGGGGAAGCCAAGAGATGATGGTCAGTTTGAGAGAAGGGAGCggggaagagacagaggccaagggagaggaGTCCAAAGGTCAGCAGGCGGATGAGGGTATGGAGGAAGCTAAGGATGTGGAGGGAACAGGAGGAGAGCAGGGCAAAGACaaggagatggaaagaaagactgagagagaggaagaggctgaggaaggagaggaaggccaGGTACAAGCCAGAAGTGACCCAGAGTGTGGGGTCCAGGAAAACCAAGCTGCTGAGGAGAGCTGGGAAGTTGTACACAAACAAGAGAcggaaggaggcaggcaggatgAGGTTAAAGGACAGAAGGGACAGGAGGACCAAGAGGCCAGAGAAGACCAAAGGGATTGTGAAGGCAGCAGAAGCCCAGAAGCAGCGGCTGGAGGAGAAGCAGGGGAGGTCAGCATGGACCGGGAAAGCGGGGACGGAGAGTCTGAGAGAGACCAGAGGGCTGGAGGTGACCATTTAGGAAAGGACTCCCTTCCTGAAGGGTCACATCTAGAGTCCCTGGAGGTTGACAGTGCCAGAGAGGGCAATTCCCAGTCCTCCGAGGCAGAACAGGCAgccccacagccaccccagccagAGGAGATGGAGCCTGAGGAGCAGCCCAGTCCAGAGGGCTGCAATCTGTGCCCCTGTCCTCTTGGCTCCGCTAGTGGTGTGAGCATGCGCCTGGCTTCCACCCTGGTTCAGGTCCAACAGGTCCGCTCTGTGCCTGTGGTGCCCCCCAAACCACAATTTGCCAAGATGCCTAGTGCAATGTGTAGCAAGATTCATGTGGCACCTGCAAACCCATGCCCAAGGCCTGGTCGGCTTGATGGGACTCCTGGGGAAAGGGCTTGGGGGTCCCGAGCCTCCCGCTCCTCTTGGAGGAATGGGGGCAGTCTTTCTTTTGATGCTGCTGTGGCCCTGGCCCGGGACCGCCAGaggactgaggctcagggagttcGGCGGACCCAGACCTGTACTGGGGGTGGGGACTATAGCCTCATCCCCAGAACTTCCCCCTGTAGTATGATCCCTGCCTATTCTCCTCGGCCACTTAGCTGCCTGGAGCTCCCACCTGAAGACACAGAAGGGTCTGGACACCGAAGTCGGCATAGTCTGCCCCCCAGGGAACCCCAGGCCCCTGACCTTCTTCTGTCCCCCCAGCGCCGATCATACGCATTTGAAACACAGGCTAaccctgggagaggggagggaccgTGA
- the NECTIN4 gene encoding nectin-4 isoform X1, translating to MPLSLGAEMWGPEALLLLLLLASFTGRCRPGELETADLVTVVLGQDAKLPCFYRGDPSEQVGQVAWARVDAGEGPRELALLHFQYGLHVGEAYEGRVEQPPPPRSPLDGSVLLRNAVQADEGEYECRVSTFPAGSFQARLRLRVLVPPLPSLNPGPALEEGQGLTLAASCTAEGSPAPSVTWDTEVKGTASSRAFKHSRSAAVTSEFHLVPSRSMNGQPLTCVVSHPGLLQDQRITHVLQVAFLAEASVRGLEDQKLWQVGREGATLKCLSEGHPPPSYNWTRLDGPLPSGVRAEGDTLGFPPLTTEHSGIYVCHVSNELSSRDSQVTVDVLDPQDAPGKQVDLVSASVVVVGVIAALLFCLLVVVVVLMSRYHRRKAQQMTQKYEEELTLTRENSIRRLHSHHTDPRSQPEESVGLRAEGHPDSLKDNSSCSVMSEEPEGRSYSTLTTVREIETQTELLSPGSGRAEEEDRDEGIKQAMNHFVQENGTLRAKPTGNGIYINGRGHLV from the exons GCCGGTGCCGGCCGGGCGAGCTGGAGACCGCGGACCTGGTGACGGTGGTGCTGGGCCAGGACGCCAAGCTGCCCTGCTTCTACCGCGGGGACCCCAGCgagcaggtggggcaggtggCCTGGGCTCGGGTGGACGCGGGCGAGGGGCCCCGGGAGCTGGCGCTGCTGCACTTCCAATACGGGCTGCACGTGGGCGAGGCCTACGAGGGCCGCGTGGAGCAGCCGCCGCCCCCACGGAGCCCCCTGGACGGCTCGGTGCTTCTGCGCAACGCGGTGCAGGCGGATGAGGGCGAGTACGAGTGCCGCGTCAGCACCTTCCCCGCCGGCAGCTTCCAGGCGCGGCTGCGGCTCCGCGTGCTGG TGCCTCCCCTGCCCTCATTGAACCCCGGGCCAGCGCTAGAAGAGGGCCAGGGCCTGACGCTGGCAGCCTCCTGCACGGCAGaaggcagcccagcccccagcgTGACCTGGGACACGGAGGTCAAGGGCACAGCATCCAGCCGCGCCTTCAAGCACTCCCGCTCAGCGGCTGTCACTTCAGAGTTCCACCTGGTGCCCAGCCGCAGCATGAATGGGCAGCCGCTCACCTGCGTGGTGTCCCACCCTGGCCTGCTCCAGGACCAGAGGATCACCCACGTCCTCCAAGTGGCCT TCCTCGCTGAGGCCTCTGTGAGGGGCCTTGAAGACCAAAAGCTGTGGCAGGTCGGCAGAGAAGGAGCTACGCTCAAGTGCTTGAGTGAAGGGCACCCCCCTCCCTCGTACAACTGGACACG GTTGGACGGGCCTCTGCCCAGCGGGGTCCGAGCGGAAGGGGACACGCTGGGCTTTCCTCCGCTGACCACGGAGCACAGTGGCATCTACGTGTGCCACGTCAGCAATGAGCTCTCCTCCAGGGACTCTCAGGTCACCGTGGATGTTCTCG ACCCTCAGGATGCCCCAGGGAAGCAGGTGGACCTGGTGTCAGCCTCTGTGGTGGTCGTGGGCGTGATCGCCGCGCTCCTGTTCTGCctactggtggtggtggtggtgctcaTGTCCCGATACCATCGGCGCAAAGCTCAGCAGATGACCCAGAAATA CGAGGAGGAGCTGACCCTGACCAGGGAGAACTCTATCCGGAGGCTGCATTCCCATCACACGGACCCCAGGAGCCAG CCGGAGGAGAGTGTAGGGCTGAGAGCCGAGGGCCACCCTGATAGTCTCAAGGACAACAGTAGCTGCTCTGTGATG AGTGAAGAGCCGGAGGGCCGGAGTTATTCCACGCTGACCACGGTGAGGGAGATTGAAACGCAGACGGAACTGCTGTCTCCGGGCTCTGGGCGGGCAGAGGAGGAAGATCGGGATGAAGGCATCAAACAAGCCATGAACCATTTTGTTCAAGAGAATGGGACCCTGCGGGCCAAACCCACGGGCAATGGCATCTACATCAACGGGCGGGGGCATCTGGTCTGA
- the NECTIN4 gene encoding nectin-4 isoform X2, whose translation MPLSLGAEMWGPEALLLLLLLASFTGRCRPGELETADLVTVVLGQDAKLPCFYRGDPSEQVGQVAWARVDAGEGPRELALLHFQYGLHVGEAYEGRVEQPPPPRSPLDGSVLLRNAVQADEGEYECRVSTFPAGSFQARLRLRVLVPPLPSLNPGPALEEGQGLTLAASCTAEGSPAPSVTWDTEVKGTASSRAFKHSRSAAVTSEFHLVPSRSMNGQPLTCVVSHPGLLQDQRITHVLQVAFLAEASVRGLEDQKLWQVGREGATLKCLSEGHPPPSYNWTRLDGPLPSGVRAEGDTLGFPPLTTEHSGIYVCHVSNELSSRDSQVTVDVLDPQDAPGKQVDLVSASVVVVGVIAALLFCLLVVVVVLMSRYHRRKAQQMTQKYEEELTLTRENSIRRLHSHHTDPRSQSEEPEGRSYSTLTTVREIETQTELLSPGSGRAEEEDRDEGIKQAMNHFVQENGTLRAKPTGNGIYINGRGHLV comes from the exons GCCGGTGCCGGCCGGGCGAGCTGGAGACCGCGGACCTGGTGACGGTGGTGCTGGGCCAGGACGCCAAGCTGCCCTGCTTCTACCGCGGGGACCCCAGCgagcaggtggggcaggtggCCTGGGCTCGGGTGGACGCGGGCGAGGGGCCCCGGGAGCTGGCGCTGCTGCACTTCCAATACGGGCTGCACGTGGGCGAGGCCTACGAGGGCCGCGTGGAGCAGCCGCCGCCCCCACGGAGCCCCCTGGACGGCTCGGTGCTTCTGCGCAACGCGGTGCAGGCGGATGAGGGCGAGTACGAGTGCCGCGTCAGCACCTTCCCCGCCGGCAGCTTCCAGGCGCGGCTGCGGCTCCGCGTGCTGG TGCCTCCCCTGCCCTCATTGAACCCCGGGCCAGCGCTAGAAGAGGGCCAGGGCCTGACGCTGGCAGCCTCCTGCACGGCAGaaggcagcccagcccccagcgTGACCTGGGACACGGAGGTCAAGGGCACAGCATCCAGCCGCGCCTTCAAGCACTCCCGCTCAGCGGCTGTCACTTCAGAGTTCCACCTGGTGCCCAGCCGCAGCATGAATGGGCAGCCGCTCACCTGCGTGGTGTCCCACCCTGGCCTGCTCCAGGACCAGAGGATCACCCACGTCCTCCAAGTGGCCT TCCTCGCTGAGGCCTCTGTGAGGGGCCTTGAAGACCAAAAGCTGTGGCAGGTCGGCAGAGAAGGAGCTACGCTCAAGTGCTTGAGTGAAGGGCACCCCCCTCCCTCGTACAACTGGACACG GTTGGACGGGCCTCTGCCCAGCGGGGTCCGAGCGGAAGGGGACACGCTGGGCTTTCCTCCGCTGACCACGGAGCACAGTGGCATCTACGTGTGCCACGTCAGCAATGAGCTCTCCTCCAGGGACTCTCAGGTCACCGTGGATGTTCTCG ACCCTCAGGATGCCCCAGGGAAGCAGGTGGACCTGGTGTCAGCCTCTGTGGTGGTCGTGGGCGTGATCGCCGCGCTCCTGTTCTGCctactggtggtggtggtggtgctcaTGTCCCGATACCATCGGCGCAAAGCTCAGCAGATGACCCAGAAATA CGAGGAGGAGCTGACCCTGACCAGGGAGAACTCTATCCGGAGGCTGCATTCCCATCACACGGACCCCAGGAGCCAG AGTGAAGAGCCGGAGGGCCGGAGTTATTCCACGCTGACCACGGTGAGGGAGATTGAAACGCAGACGGAACTGCTGTCTCCGGGCTCTGGGCGGGCAGAGGAGGAAGATCGGGATGAAGGCATCAAACAAGCCATGAACCATTTTGTTCAAGAGAATGGGACCCTGCGGGCCAAACCCACGGGCAATGGCATCTACATCAACGGGCGGGGGCATCTGGTCTGA
- the LOC117803478 gene encoding upstream stimulatory factor 1 isoform X2: MYRVIQVSEGQLDGQTEGTGAISGYPATQSMTQAVIQGAFTSDDAVDTEGTAAETHYTYFPSTAVGDGAGGTTSGSTAAVVTTQGSEALLGQATPPGTGQFFVMMSPQEVLQGGSQRSIAPRTHPYSPKSEAPRTTRDEKRRAQHNEVERRRRDKINNWIVQLSKIIPDCSMESTKSGQSKGGILSKACDYIQELRQSNHRLSEELQGLDQLQLDNDVLRQQVEDLKNKNLLLRAQLRHHGVEVVIKNDSN; this comes from the exons ATGTACAGGGTGATCCAGGTGTCTGAGGGGCAGCTGGATGGCCAGACTGAGGGGACTGGCGCCATCAGTGGCTATCCTGCCACTCAGTCCATGACCCAG GCGGTGATCCAGGGTGCATTCACCAGTGACGATGCAGTTGACACAGAGGGGACAGCTGCCGAGACGCACTATACTTACTTCCCCAGCACTGCAGTGGGAGATGGCGCAGGGGGCACCACATCGGGCAGTACAGCAGCTGTTGTCACTACCCAAGGCTCGGAGGCGCTGCTGGGGCAGGCGACCCCTCCCGGCACTG GACAATTCTTTGTGATGATGTCACCACAAGAAGTGTTGCAAGGAGGAAGCCAGCGCTCCATTGCCCCCAGGACTCACCCTTATTCCCC GAAGTCAGAAGCTCCCAGGACGACTCGGGATGAGAAACGCAGGGCTCAGCATAATGAAG TCGAACGCCGCCGCCGAGACAAGATTAACAACTGGATTGTGCAGCTGTCCAAGATCATCCCAGACTGCTCCATGGAGAGCACCAAGTCTGGCCAG AGTAAAGGTGGAATTCTGTCCAAAGCCTGTGATTATATTCAAGAGCTTCGACAGAGTAACCACCGCTTGTCTGAAGAACTGCAGGGCCTTGACCAGCTGCAGCTGGACAATGATGTGCTTCGACAGCAG GTGGaagatcttaaaaacaagaacCTGCTGCTCCGAGCCCAGCTGCGGCACCACGGGGTGGAGGTCGTCATCAAGAATGACAGCAATTAA
- the ARHGAP30 gene encoding rho GTPase-activating protein 30 isoform X1, producing MRHLVHMASFSAQTNMHARNLAIVWAPNLLRSKDIEASGFNGTAAFMEVRVQSIVVEFILTHVDQLFGGAALSGGEMESGWRSLPGARGSGSPEDLMPRSLPYHLPSILQAGDGPPQMRPYHTIIEFAEHKRKGSLKVRKWRSIFNLGRSGHETKRKLPRGAEDREDKSDKGTLRPAKSMDSLSAAAGASDEPEGLAGPSSPRPSPLLPDSLENDSVEAAEGEQEPEAETLGGTNSEPGTPRAGRSVIRTGGSSRAERCVGVHISDPYNVNLPLHITSILSVPPNIISNVSLARLTRGLECPALQPRPSPASGPGPGPGPPDEKLEASSAAGPLADGGPEDMAPALEDCLSQEVQDSFSFLEDSSGSEPEWVGVEGGEAAKAGAAGAAFSPGEDDPGMGYLDELLRVGPQVEEFSVEPPLDDLSLDEAQFVLAPSCCSPDSADPRPEGEEESGEEVFLSAYDDLSPLLTPKHPTWEAPESLEEETAGCGRQGAPGHAEEGQACCKVGEDKEAEPESTRDIREETEGSPESEEEDGEAAEEGGKAGGSQEMMVSLREGSGEETEAKGEESKGQQADEGMEEAKDVEGTGGEQGKDKEMERKTEREEEAEEGEEGQVQARSDPECGVQENQAAEESWEVVHKQETEGGRQDEVKGQKGQEDQEAREDQRDCEGSRSPEAAAGGEAGEVSMDRESGDGESERDQRAGGDHLGKDSLPEGSHLESLEVDSAREGNSQSSEAEQAAPQPPQPEEMEPEEQPSPEGCNLCPCPLGSASGVSMRLASTLVQVQQVRSVPVVPPKPQFAKMPSAMCSKIHVAPANPCPRPGRLDGTPGERAWGSRASRSSWRNGGSLSFDAAVALARDRQRTEAQGVRRTQTCTGGGDYSLIPRTSPCSMIPAYSPRPLSCLELPPEDTEGSGHRSRHSLPPREPQAPDLLLSPQRRSYAFETQANPGRGEGP from the exons ATGCGACACTTGGTGCACATGGCCTCATTCAGTGCTCAGACCAACATGCACGCCCGCAACCTGGCCATTGTGTGGGCCCCCAACCTGCTGAG GTCTAAGGACATAGAGGCCTCAGGCTTCAACGGGACAGCAGCTTTCATGGAGGTGCGTGTACAGTCCATCGTGGTCGAGTTCATCCTCACGCACGTGGACCAGCTCTTCGGGGGCGCTGCTCTCTCTG gtggggagatggagagTGGATGGCGATCCCTTCCAGGGGCCCGGGGATCAGGCAGCCCCGAGGACCTTATGCCCAGGTCCCTGCCCTACCACCTGCCTAGCATCCTCCAGGCTGGTGATGGACCCCCACAGATGCGGCCCTACCACACGATCATTGAGTTTGCAGAGCACAA GAGAAAGGGGTCTTTGAAGGTCAGGAAGTGGAGATCTATCTTCAATCTGGGTCGCTCTGGCCATGAGACCAAGCGTAAACTTCCGCGGGGGGCTGAGGACAGAG AGGACAAATCCGATAAGGGGACTTTGCGGCCAGCCAAGAGCATGGACTCGCTGAGTGCTGCAGCTGGGGCCAGCGATG aGCCGGAGGGGCTGGCGGGACCCAGCAGTCCCCGGCCAAGCCCGCTGCTGCCGGACAGCTTGGAGAATGATTCTGTGGAGGCAGCAGAAGGTGAACAGGAGCCTGAAGCAGAGACCCTGGGGGGCACGAATTCTGAGCCAGGCACGCCACGCGCGGGGCGGTCAGTGATTCGCACCGGGGGCAGCAGCCGCGCAGAGCGCTGTGTTGGAGTCCACATCTCGGACCCCTACAATGTCAACCTCCCCCTACACATCACCTCCATCCTCAGCGTGCCGCCAAACATCATCTCTAACGTCTCCTTGGCCAGGCTCACCCGTGGCCTTGAGTGCCCTGCCTTACAGCCCAGGCcgagccctgcctctggccctggccctggccctggccccccAG ATGAGAAGTTGGAGGCAAGTTCAGCCGCAGGTCCCCTGGCTGACGGTGGCCCAGAGGACATGGCCCCTGCCCTGGAGGACTGCCTGTCCCAGGAGGTGCAGgattccttctccttcctggagGACTCAAGCGGCTCAGAGCctgagtgggtgggggtggagggtggggaggcgGCCAAGGCAGGAGCAGCGGGAGCAGCCTTCTCCCCTGGGGAGGATGACCCTGGGATGGGCTACCTGGATGAGCTCCTGAGAGTTGGGCCTCAG GTGGAGGAGTTCTCTGTGGAGCCACCCCTGGATGACTTGTCTCTGGACGAGGCGCAGTTTGTCTTGGCTCCCAGCTGCTGTTCCCCGGACTCTGCTGACCCCAGGcctgaaggagaggaggaaagtggGGAGGAAGTCTTCCTGAGTGCCTACGATGACCTAAGTCCCCTTCTGACACCCAAACACCCAACCTGGGAGGCTCCAGAAAGTCTGGAGGAAGAGACAGCAGGGTGTGGGAGACAGGGGGCTCCAGGGCACGCTGAGGAAGGGCAGGCATGCTGCAAAGTTGGGGAGGACAAGGAGGCTGAGCCTGAAAGCACAAGGGACATCAGGGAGGAGACTGAGGGGAGTCCAGAGAgtgaggaggaggatggagaggcagctgaggaaggagggaaggccgGGGGAAGCCAAGAGATGATGGTCAGTTTGAGAGAAGGGAGCggggaagagacagaggccaagggagaggaGTCCAAAGGTCAGCAGGCGGATGAGGGTATGGAGGAAGCTAAGGATGTGGAGGGAACAGGAGGAGAGCAGGGCAAAGACaaggagatggaaagaaagactgagagagaggaagaggctgaggaaggagaggaaggccaGGTACAAGCCAGAAGTGACCCAGAGTGTGGGGTCCAGGAAAACCAAGCTGCTGAGGAGAGCTGGGAAGTTGTACACAAACAAGAGAcggaaggaggcaggcaggatgAGGTTAAAGGACAGAAGGGACAGGAGGACCAAGAGGCCAGAGAAGACCAAAGGGATTGTGAAGGCAGCAGAAGCCCAGAAGCAGCGGCTGGAGGAGAAGCAGGGGAGGTCAGCATGGACCGGGAAAGCGGGGACGGAGAGTCTGAGAGAGACCAGAGGGCTGGAGGTGACCATTTAGGAAAGGACTCCCTTCCTGAAGGGTCACATCTAGAGTCCCTGGAGGTTGACAGTGCCAGAGAGGGCAATTCCCAGTCCTCCGAGGCAGAACAGGCAgccccacagccaccccagccagAGGAGATGGAGCCTGAGGAGCAGCCCAGTCCAGAGGGCTGCAATCTGTGCCCCTGTCCTCTTGGCTCCGCTAGTGGTGTGAGCATGCGCCTGGCTTCCACCCTGGTTCAGGTCCAACAGGTCCGCTCTGTGCCTGTGGTGCCCCCCAAACCACAATTTGCCAAGATGCCTAGTGCAATGTGTAGCAAGATTCATGTGGCACCTGCAAACCCATGCCCAAGGCCTGGTCGGCTTGATGGGACTCCTGGGGAAAGGGCTTGGGGGTCCCGAGCCTCCCGCTCCTCTTGGAGGAATGGGGGCAGTCTTTCTTTTGATGCTGCTGTGGCCCTGGCCCGGGACCGCCAGaggactgaggctcagggagttcGGCGGACCCAGACCTGTACTGGGGGTGGGGACTATAGCCTCATCCCCAGAACTTCCCCCTGTAGTATGATCCCTGCCTATTCTCCTCGGCCACTTAGCTGCCTGGAGCTCCCACCTGAAGACACAGAAGGGTCTGGACACCGAAGTCGGCATAGTCTGCCCCCCAGGGAACCCCAGGCCCCTGACCTTCTTCTGTCCCCCCAGCGCCGATCATACGCATTTGAAACACAGGCTAaccctgggagaggggagggaccgTGA